From Clostridia bacterium, a single genomic window includes:
- a CDS encoding TetR/AcrR family transcriptional regulator — protein sequence MSKKSLIRREAARIFARKGYDATSVDEIAVEVGVAKGTIYYHFDSKRALFASVISDGLDGLLGEAEESIASTSDPVEQLGRVIDAIVDYERRFEDVVYLLFKEALIPGCEWIEEIRSRWVRFVELISGIVAKGRAAGRIRDIDGEAIAHYIVGTLAAAAIGRAARGEGTRTDRGLAGLRSIVMVGVAQA from the coding sequence ATGAGCAAGAAGAGCCTCATCCGCCGCGAGGCGGCGCGGATTTTCGCGCGGAAGGGCTACGATGCAACGTCTGTTGACGAAATCGCAGTTGAGGTCGGTGTGGCGAAGGGCACGATTTACTACCATTTCGACAGCAAGAGAGCCCTGTTCGCGTCGGTGATATCAGACGGCCTCGACGGCCTGCTCGGTGAGGCGGAGGAGTCCATAGCGAGTACTTCGGATCCCGTTGAACAGCTAGGACGCGTGATCGATGCTATCGTGGACTACGAGCGCCGCTTTGAGGATGTAGTCTACCTACTGTTCAAGGAGGCGCTCATTCCAGGATGCGAATGGATCGAGGAGATAAGGTCCAGATGGGTCCGGTTCGTCGAACTGATATCCGGCATCGTGGCGAAGGGAAGGGCTGCCGGGCGCATTCGGGATATCGACGGCGAAGCGATAGCCCACTACATCGTCGGCACACTCGCTGCCGCCGCCATCGGCAGAGCGGCGAGGGGCGAGGGCACAAGGACGGACCGGGGTCTGGCGGGGCTGAGGAGCATCGTCATGGTCGGCGTTGCGCAGGCATAA
- a CDS encoding aspartate carbamoyltransferase catalytic subunit, protein MGFDQRKDLLGIRDLGRDEIEQILDTAIPMKDILKRNIKKVPVLRGKGVITVFYENSTRTRTSFELAGKYLSADTSNLAVSTSSVQKGETLRDTIKTIEVMGPDILVMRHGMSGAPHYVARNTSMRVINAGDGTNEHPTQALLDMFSIREHKGTLEGLTVTIVGDILHSRVARSNIYGLTKFGCEVRVVGPSTLMPPEIEKLGVKSFCRLEPALAGADVVNVLRLQKERQQAGLFPSLDEYSNLFMIRPEHLRLLADDGIILHPGPMNRGVEISSEIADGPRTLVNEQVTNGVAVRMAVLFLMMGGSRSEIAG, encoded by the coding sequence TTGGGATTCGATCAGAGAAAGGACCTTCTGGGCATCAGAGACCTCGGCCGCGACGAAATCGAACAGATACTCGATACGGCCATCCCAATGAAAGACATCCTCAAGCGCAACATCAAGAAAGTGCCCGTCCTACGCGGGAAGGGCGTCATAACAGTCTTCTATGAGAATAGCACACGCACACGCACCTCTTTCGAGCTCGCCGGAAAGTATCTCAGCGCCGATACTTCGAACCTAGCAGTGTCGACCAGCTCTGTGCAGAAGGGCGAGACCCTCAGGGACACCATAAAGACTATCGAGGTCATGGGCCCAGACATACTGGTAATGCGTCACGGTATGAGCGGCGCCCCCCACTATGTGGCCAGAAATACCTCCATGAGGGTGATCAACGCCGGCGACGGCACGAACGAGCACCCGACTCAGGCTCTTCTTGACATGTTCAGCATCCGTGAGCACAAGGGAACCCTGGAAGGGCTCACCGTCACAATCGTCGGGGATATCCTCCACAGCCGAGTTGCGCGTTCCAACATCTATGGCCTGACCAAGTTCGGATGCGAGGTTCGCGTGGTGGGTCCTTCCACCCTAATGCCGCCGGAAATCGAGAAGCTCGGAGTTAAGAGCTTCTGCCGCCTCGAACCCGCGCTCGCGGGCGCGGACGTGGTCAACGTGCTGCGTCTGCAGAAGGAACGGCAGCAGGCCGGCCTGTTCCCCTCACTCGATGAGTACTCCAACCTGTTCATGATCCGCCCTGAGCACCTGCGCCTCCTGGCCGATGACGGGATAATCCTTCACCCCGGCCCCATGAACAGAGGAGTGGAGATATCCAGCGAGATAGCTGATGGCCCGCGCACACTAGTAAACGAGCAGGTGACGAACGGAGTGGCTGTCCGCATGGCAGTTCTCTTCCTAATGATGGGAGGCAGCAGAAGTGAGATTGCTGGTTAA
- a CDS encoding dihydroorotate dehydrogenase: MSEIDLSVNLGGIHLVNPVVMASGAFGYGSDYADFVDMASVGAICVKGTTRRPRLGNPPPRIVETPCGMLNAIGLENPGIEAFLSEHLPRLRAGGATVIANIAGTSVEEFAEMAAMIDAADGVAGIELNISCPNVREGGMHFGSDPGLVHEVVMAVKGATSLPVMPKLSPNVGDIVAIARAAEAAGADALSMINTLVGMAVNIDARRPVLGNVFGGLSGPAIKPVALRMIYEVHREVRLPILGGGGIISSRDALEFLMVGASAVSIGTAAFVNPGCTAQVLSGIRGYMERHELTRLDRITGAALIR; encoded by the coding sequence ATGAGCGAAATCGACCTCTCTGTGAACCTTGGAGGAATCCATCTCGTCAACCCGGTCGTTATGGCCTCCGGCGCCTTCGGATACGGTTCCGACTACGCGGACTTCGTCGACATGGCCAGCGTCGGGGCGATCTGTGTGAAGGGGACGACCAGGCGCCCACGGCTTGGAAACCCGCCGCCCCGAATCGTCGAAACCCCGTGCGGCATGCTCAACGCCATCGGGCTAGAGAATCCGGGCATCGAGGCTTTTCTCTCTGAGCACCTGCCGAGGCTGCGCGCCGGCGGCGCGACTGTTATAGCCAACATCGCAGGCACGAGTGTAGAGGAGTTCGCGGAGATGGCGGCGATGATCGACGCCGCGGATGGAGTGGCAGGCATTGAGCTCAACATCTCATGCCCGAATGTGCGCGAGGGCGGAATGCATTTCGGATCAGACCCAGGTCTGGTGCACGAGGTAGTGATGGCTGTCAAGGGTGCTACATCCCTGCCGGTCATGCCCAAGCTCTCTCCCAACGTCGGGGATATCGTCGCAATCGCGAGGGCGGCAGAAGCAGCGGGGGCAGATGCGCTGTCCATGATCAACACCCTCGTGGGGATGGCGGTGAACATCGACGCCAGGCGGCCTGTGCTTGGGAACGTGTTTGGAGGATTGTCTGGGCCTGCAATCAAGCCAGTCGCACTCCGGATGATCTACGAAGTCCACAGGGAGGTCCGCCTCCCCATTCTTGGCGGCGGCGGCATCATCAGCTCCCGAGATGCGCTGGAGTTCCTGATGGTGGGCGCGTCCGCCGTCTCCATCGGGACGGCTGCCTTCGTGAACCCTGGCTGTACAGCCCAAGTCCTGAGCGGCATCAGAGGCTACATGGAGCGGCACGAGTTGACCAGGCTGGACCGGATAACCGGGGCGGCGCTCATCCGCTGA
- a CDS encoding dihydroorotate dehydrogenase electron transfer subunit, whose amino-acid sequence MPLDERAVVISNTCVARDTYEIELLAPVIASEGKPGQFVHAHVAPTSAPLLRRPFSIYDADPLSGKVWLLYRVRGLGTGMMACLRPGDEMDMMGPLGRGFTLPGCEHPCPALGASVLVGGGVGIAPLVYLARSLVKAGASPVVLYGASSQEDLAARGRLSDTGAPYHAATLDGSAGFRGTVVDLLESRMWSASPRRKSPGRLERSAAASPPSFIYTCGPEQMMATVAAYAQARGTPGEASLEAHMACGVGACLGCARKLKPSAHGEIGYAKICRDGPVFPLDAVEFDAAGGEEARP is encoded by the coding sequence ATGCCGCTAGATGAGAGAGCCGTAGTGATCTCCAACACCTGTGTTGCTCGGGACACATATGAAATTGAGCTGCTCGCACCGGTAATCGCGTCGGAGGGCAAACCGGGGCAGTTCGTGCATGCACACGTCGCTCCCACATCCGCCCCTCTCCTGCGACGCCCATTCAGCATATACGATGCGGATCCGCTGTCCGGGAAGGTGTGGCTGCTCTATCGAGTGCGTGGCCTCGGCACTGGCATGATGGCATGCCTGCGTCCTGGTGACGAGATGGACATGATGGGGCCGCTCGGACGCGGGTTCACACTGCCCGGCTGCGAGCATCCATGCCCTGCTTTGGGCGCCTCAGTGCTTGTCGGGGGTGGGGTGGGCATTGCTCCCCTCGTCTACCTGGCCCGATCCCTTGTGAAAGCAGGCGCCAGTCCCGTTGTCCTCTACGGAGCCTCAAGTCAGGAGGATCTGGCGGCCCGCGGCAGGCTATCTGATACAGGCGCGCCATACCACGCAGCCACCCTGGATGGGAGTGCAGGGTTCCGAGGCACAGTCGTGGACCTACTGGAATCCCGCATGTGGAGCGCATCCCCCAGGCGCAAGTCGCCTGGGCGCCTAGAAAGGTCAGCCGCCGCGTCGCCCCCTAGCTTCATCTATACCTGCGGACCGGAGCAGATGATGGCGACGGTAGCCGCCTACGCCCAGGCCAGAGGAACGCCGGGCGAGGCATCGCTAGAGGCCCACATGGCCTGCGGGGTAGGCGCCTGCTTGGGCTGCGCGCGCAAGCTCAAGCCTTCTGCGCATGGCGAGATTGGCTACGCTAAGATCTGCCGCGATGGACCTGTATTCCCTCTGGACGCAGTGGAATTCGACGCCGCTGGAGGAGAGGAGGCCCGGCCATGA
- a CDS encoding dihydroorotase gives MRLLVKGGRIVDPANGIDETMDLLVVDSAVAEIGRSLPEDGAELLDATGKIVCPGFIDIHTHLREPGFEYKEDIASGSRAAAAGGFTTICAMPNTSPVVDNAAVAIFVREKARQAGVVDVLPIGSVTKKQAGEELSEMGELAEAGCVAFSDDGSPVTRSDVMRHALEYARMFGLPILSHCEDLNLSRDGQMHEGYRSTVFGLRGIPAAAEEAMVARDVIMAQLTSGRVHVCHASTAGALDIIRKAKLQGLKVTCEATPHHLVLTDEAVESYDADTKVNPPLRSEEHVEALRRAVADGLVDCIATDHAPHNLESKDCEYAAASFGISGLETAVAVVMDKLVNTGLLSIGRMVELFTAGPARVIGLSASRGTLTPGVRANITILDPNTVRTVDPAKFYSKGKNSPFKGMELRGWPWAAIVAGTVVCRDGVVAQGLR, from the coding sequence GTGAGATTGCTGGTTAAGGGCGGACGGATAGTCGATCCAGCGAATGGCATCGACGAGACAATGGATCTCCTAGTGGTGGACAGCGCGGTGGCTGAGATTGGACGTTCGCTCCCGGAGGATGGCGCTGAACTGCTGGATGCCACGGGAAAGATCGTGTGTCCCGGGTTCATCGACATCCACACCCACCTGCGAGAGCCTGGTTTCGAGTACAAGGAAGACATCGCATCGGGCTCACGAGCGGCGGCGGCCGGCGGGTTCACGACCATATGCGCCATGCCCAACACGAGCCCCGTGGTTGATAATGCGGCCGTGGCCATTTTCGTTCGCGAGAAGGCCAGGCAGGCCGGTGTGGTGGACGTGCTGCCCATAGGAAGCGTCACCAAGAAACAGGCGGGTGAGGAGCTATCGGAGATGGGCGAGCTTGCCGAGGCAGGCTGCGTGGCATTCTCCGACGATGGTTCGCCAGTGACCCGGTCCGACGTGATGCGGCACGCCCTGGAATATGCGCGCATGTTCGGCCTCCCGATCCTCTCCCATTGTGAGGACCTGAACCTCTCCCGCGATGGCCAGATGCACGAAGGCTACAGGTCAACCGTGTTCGGACTCCGCGGGATACCCGCTGCGGCCGAGGAAGCGATGGTGGCCAGAGACGTGATCATGGCTCAGCTCACTTCGGGGCGAGTCCACGTATGTCACGCATCCACCGCAGGCGCGCTGGACATCATCAGGAAGGCGAAGTTGCAGGGTCTGAAAGTGACGTGCGAGGCCACTCCGCACCACCTCGTCCTCACCGACGAAGCGGTCGAATCGTACGACGCCGACACCAAGGTGAACCCCCCGCTCCGCTCTGAGGAACACGTGGAGGCGCTGCGGCGCGCCGTGGCTGATGGGCTCGTCGACTGCATAGCCACCGATCACGCACCGCACAACCTTGAAAGCAAGGATTGCGAGTACGCCGCGGCATCCTTCGGCATATCCGGGCTTGAAACAGCAGTCGCAGTAGTAATGGATAAGCTGGTAAACACGGGATTGCTGAGCATCGGCAGAATGGTGGAGCTATTCACGGCAGGACCGGCGCGCGTCATCGGGCTCAGCGCGAGCCGCGGAACCCTGACACCCGGAGTCAGGGCGAATATCACCATACTTGACCCGAACACTGTGCGCACAGTGGATCCTGCCAAATTCTACTCCAAGGGCAAGAACAGCCCGTTCAAGGGAATGGAGCTCCGAGGCTGGCCATGGGCTGCCATCGTGGCGGGCACGGTAGTATGCCGAGATGGAGTGGTAGCGCAGGGTTTGAGGTAG
- a CDS encoding MMPL family transporter gives MSRVSHLIVKYRIWILAAAALLLIPSVNGLLNREIEYDLLKYLPNSLNSVAGLRVMDREYRTAERAIVVARNAPDWAVARLKGEIEQVDGVSSVFWLSDLADPSIPHDYLGDELVSQFYRGEITLLVVDFLEDSVSPRTEKAVRQIKDALHENESLIGQLVSGLELKDLGIAQTPKMIRAAVCLIFLVLLVTLPSPLLPVVFMGAIGLAYTYNMGIAHMLGQRVSYVTNSCAAAMQLGVTMDYCIFLMHSFQSELRNQDAEQAMEAAVSNTARAIVSSALTTAVGFAALALMKVSLGADLGLLLARGVMLSVVCCLTVLPSLVLVLHRVIDRWNHRVLLPKFDGLASWAVRRRVPVFAAAALIMMAGFYGYSKVNLSYNLDSTFPRDLPSIRALDQYRDDLGSIEEAYIIAKDVPGWKLQQMSADIRKLDGVNSADCLADVVDPAVPIEFVPEDVAKRYVAGDYSSIIVNLEGNGIDSRTAAFIGQVRGMLDAMGGESYLTGQPVIVNDLKQLTDRDMAVVDIVSMAAIFVIVAVTFRSVSVGLVLIGAIECAIWVNQAISYFLGAPMFFFSRLAISAIQLGATVDYAILIANTFRGRLSDHGPLDAMRATVAECAPAILSSGMALFAAIIGVYSATTLRAVKDLAILLARGSLVSTAVAIVLLPPALLMLHPLLVKTSISWPAGASAAVE, from the coding sequence GTGAGTCGGGTTTCTCATCTGATTGTCAAGTACCGGATCTGGATACTGGCTGCTGCTGCGCTCTTGTTGATCCCCTCTGTGAACGGGCTGCTGAACCGGGAAATCGAGTACGATCTGCTCAAGTACCTCCCGAATAGCCTCAACTCCGTGGCAGGGCTCCGGGTGATGGATCGAGAGTACCGGACCGCCGAGCGTGCGATAGTCGTGGCGAGAAACGCGCCTGATTGGGCGGTCGCGAGGCTCAAGGGCGAGATTGAGCAGGTGGACGGGGTCTCCTCGGTGTTCTGGCTTTCTGACCTTGCCGACCCTTCGATCCCCCATGATTACCTGGGCGACGAGCTTGTCTCTCAGTTCTACAGGGGAGAGATCACTCTTCTCGTAGTGGACTTCCTTGAGGACAGTGTCTCTCCGCGCACTGAGAAGGCTGTTCGGCAGATCAAGGATGCACTACACGAGAACGAAAGCCTTATCGGTCAGCTAGTCTCCGGCCTCGAGCTGAAGGATCTCGGAATAGCACAGACTCCCAAGATGATCCGTGCGGCTGTTTGCCTCATATTCCTCGTCCTTCTGGTTACTCTGCCTTCGCCCCTGCTGCCGGTGGTGTTCATGGGCGCCATAGGGCTTGCCTACACCTACAACATGGGGATCGCCCACATGCTCGGGCAGAGGGTCTCGTATGTCACAAACTCTTGCGCAGCGGCGATGCAGCTGGGGGTGACGATGGACTACTGCATCTTCCTGATGCACAGCTTCCAGTCGGAACTGCGGAACCAAGATGCTGAGCAGGCTATGGAGGCCGCGGTATCCAACACCGCTCGGGCCATCGTGTCGAGCGCACTCACAACGGCTGTGGGTTTCGCCGCCCTCGCTCTGATGAAGGTGAGCCTCGGAGCGGATCTAGGCCTCCTTCTGGCTCGAGGCGTGATGCTCTCGGTTGTGTGCTGCCTTACCGTTCTGCCAAGCCTTGTGCTGGTATTGCACAGAGTCATCGATAGGTGGAACCATCGAGTCCTCCTTCCCAAGTTCGATGGTCTGGCATCATGGGCAGTGCGCCGCCGTGTGCCTGTGTTCGCCGCTGCAGCGCTGATCATGATGGCTGGGTTCTATGGATACTCCAAGGTGAACCTGAGCTACAACCTCGACAGCACGTTTCCGCGCGACCTTCCTTCGATTCGCGCGTTGGATCAGTACAGGGATGACCTGGGGAGCATTGAAGAGGCCTACATAATAGCCAAGGACGTTCCCGGATGGAAACTCCAGCAGATGTCGGCCGACATCCGGAAGCTTGACGGCGTGAACAGCGCTGATTGCCTCGCAGACGTGGTTGATCCTGCGGTGCCGATCGAGTTCGTGCCGGAGGATGTCGCCAAGAGATACGTGGCCGGCGACTACAGTTCGATCATCGTGAACCTTGAGGGCAATGGAATCGACTCGCGGACTGCCGCTTTCATCGGGCAGGTTCGGGGGATGCTCGACGCCATGGGAGGCGAGTCGTACCTTACAGGTCAGCCCGTGATCGTGAATGACCTGAAGCAGCTCACAGACAGGGACATGGCAGTTGTGGACATTGTCTCGATGGCTGCCATATTCGTGATCGTTGCCGTGACGTTCCGCTCGGTCAGCGTCGGTCTGGTTCTCATAGGCGCCATCGAGTGTGCGATCTGGGTCAACCAGGCCATTTCCTACTTCCTGGGCGCCCCGATGTTCTTCTTCTCGAGGCTGGCCATTAGCGCTATACAGCTCGGGGCCACCGTTGACTATGCGATCCTCATCGCCAACACGTTCAGGGGAAGGCTTTCTGACCACGGCCCTCTCGATGCCATGCGGGCAACGGTTGCCGAGTGCGCTCCAGCCATCCTCAGCAGTGGAATGGCCCTGTTCGCGGCGATCATAGGGGTGTATTCGGCGACCACACTGCGGGCAGTGAAGGATCTCGCTATCCTGCTGGCAAGGGGCTCACTAGTGAGCACGGCGGTTGCCATAGTCCTCCTGCCGCCCGCGCTTCTGATGCTCCACCCCTTGCTTGTAAAAACCTCAATCAGCTGGCCCGCTGGTGCGAGCGCGGCGGTCGAGTAG
- a CDS encoding DUF2148 domain-containing protein has product MDDALKLIADLMALSARTAPKAAGKDFVVTQVVTGDDLRALGEEMARYGEESGKVNFDRDGRGVAGCGALLLVGIKGARFCGLNCGACGYSKCTDLPKAEDGPEFAGPFCAWRLVDMGIALGSAVKTASIHNVDNRIMYRAGAVARKMGLIDADVVLGVPITATGKSPFFDR; this is encoded by the coding sequence ATGGACGATGCTCTGAAGCTGATAGCTGATCTCATGGCGCTTTCGGCGCGTACCGCCCCGAAGGCCGCGGGAAAGGATTTCGTTGTCACTCAGGTGGTAACCGGCGATGATCTCCGGGCGCTTGGAGAGGAAATGGCTCGCTACGGCGAGGAATCGGGGAAGGTCAATTTCGATCGAGATGGCCGTGGTGTAGCCGGGTGTGGAGCACTGCTGCTGGTTGGGATCAAGGGCGCTAGATTCTGCGGGCTGAACTGCGGCGCCTGCGGCTACTCGAAGTGCACTGACCTTCCGAAGGCCGAAGATGGGCCTGAGTTCGCGGGGCCGTTCTGCGCCTGGCGCCTCGTGGACATGGGAATAGCCCTTGGGTCCGCGGTGAAGACCGCCTCAATCCACAACGTGGACAACAGAATAATGTACAGAGCAGGCGCCGTCGCCCGAAAGATGGGGCTGATCGATGCAGACGTGGTCCTGGGTGTGCCGATCACCGCCACTGGAAAGAGCCCATTCTTTGATCGGTAG
- the pyrF gene encoding orotidine-5'-phosphate decarboxylase: MLARERLILALDVDTEVEAVSLMGKLAGSVGLFKVGMQLFNACGPCIVRRIHDMGGRVFVDLKFHDIPNTLAHAGRVMTRLGCAMFDIHAAGGADMMKALSEAVQDEAAKSGVQAPLTLAISVLTSIGQSQLKSDLLIPDLTVEEAAVAWARRAKAAGIGGVVCSPQETEAIRAACGHDFRIVTPGIRPAWAVLNDQRRTASPAEAVCLGADYIVVGRPITAAANPVEAAERIIEEMEACCVDKQ; encoded by the coding sequence ATGCTCGCCAGAGAACGACTCATACTCGCGCTGGATGTGGACACGGAAGTGGAAGCAGTATCACTTATGGGCAAGCTTGCCGGCAGTGTAGGCCTGTTCAAGGTGGGAATGCAGCTCTTCAACGCGTGCGGTCCCTGCATCGTGAGGCGCATACACGACATGGGCGGACGCGTTTTCGTTGACCTGAAGTTCCACGATATTCCGAACACACTGGCCCACGCTGGACGAGTCATGACGAGGCTCGGATGCGCCATGTTCGATATCCACGCGGCTGGCGGCGCCGACATGATGAAAGCTCTATCAGAGGCAGTGCAGGATGAAGCGGCGAAATCGGGCGTGCAAGCGCCGCTCACTCTCGCCATTAGTGTTCTCACAAGCATCGGCCAGAGCCAACTGAAGTCGGATCTGCTCATTCCCGACCTGACCGTAGAGGAAGCGGCAGTTGCGTGGGCCCGGAGGGCTAAGGCAGCAGGCATAGGCGGGGTTGTGTGCTCTCCCCAGGAGACGGAAGCAATCCGGGCAGCGTGCGGACATGATTTCAGGATCGTGACCCCGGGCATACGCCCTGCTTGGGCCGTGCTCAACGATCAAAGGAGAACAGCCTCTCCTGCAGAAGCGGTGTGCCTCGGGGCCGACTATATCGTAGTAGGACGGCCGATCACCGCCGCCGCCAATCCGGTAGAAGCCGCAGAGCGAATCATTGAGGAGATGGAGGCATGCTGCGTTGACAAGCAATAA
- a CDS encoding S8 family serine peptidase: protein MIGRKSTTDGVGRRKPLNRMLAVVAGAIIAIPTVWWLGFGPIVLRQGRCSVEVVDAEGVRILPTGVEASDAIRAPIAWLRSRGDGVRVVSVNGSPDDDRWIVSNTAPGASLISLTADLSNPADLAESVRGSGARVAVISTPESCRRSAWPTLRREISRIISSGAAVFVNGDTASSAWEIRLLASLERSGAVVVGACNYQGQVIDKLARRRRVNVYCLGTRGTPSMAPVTAASVAALILQLNDGLAPRQIKARLVESSLPRWQTADPVGGPYIRFTRSNRDGHWLPRRMLFRSPFVYRQLDAARAVGVDLDMPWFIDALNIDEAHSHATGLGARIAIIDQGFELRNSALKGHIVDEAAFGDASFNTHKHPHGAEMSEIALAVAPDAQIIPILCGVSGDEAKDASLVAQAIGYAIEHKADVISMSFGPFPNTPEGRRAIDRAIEAGVSVVWFNYSGHNRAVIRPEPVSDRSGDFGVFSRTFERPSPVELLSGRSPGSPQAAGAVALIRQLHPHWQPAQIKDALVRGAFTLEGGRKVLDAVGALGGY from the coding sequence TTGATCGGTAGGAAATCGACAACCGATGGCGTTGGCAGACGGAAACCACTCAACCGCATGCTTGCCGTCGTCGCAGGAGCCATCATCGCAATCCCCACGGTCTGGTGGCTTGGCTTCGGCCCCATTGTCCTCAGGCAGGGCCGCTGCTCGGTGGAGGTCGTGGATGCAGAAGGCGTGCGGATTCTTCCCACTGGTGTGGAGGCTTCAGACGCGATTCGCGCTCCCATTGCCTGGCTGCGATCACGCGGCGACGGCGTAAGAGTCGTGTCGGTGAACGGGTCTCCGGATGACGACAGATGGATCGTATCGAACACAGCTCCAGGCGCTTCCTTGATCAGTCTGACCGCAGATCTTTCGAATCCTGCTGATCTCGCGGAATCAGTCCGCGGCAGTGGTGCACGCGTAGCCGTGATATCAACGCCGGAATCCTGCCGACGCAGCGCATGGCCCACTCTGAGGAGGGAGATATCCCGCATTATCTCGTCTGGAGCGGCTGTGTTTGTAAACGGTGATACGGCCAGCTCAGCCTGGGAGATTAGGCTCCTCGCATCGCTTGAGAGGTCCGGTGCAGTTGTCGTGGGCGCCTGCAACTACCAGGGTCAGGTCATTGATAAGCTGGCTCGTAGGCGGAGAGTGAACGTCTACTGCCTCGGCACGCGAGGCACGCCCAGCATGGCGCCGGTGACCGCTGCATCCGTCGCTGCCCTCATTCTCCAACTGAACGATGGGCTTGCCCCACGCCAGATCAAGGCGCGCCTGGTGGAGTCGTCACTCCCACGGTGGCAGACTGCGGACCCGGTCGGAGGCCCGTACATCAGGTTCACACGATCAAACCGGGACGGCCACTGGCTGCCCCGCCGAATGCTGTTCAGGAGCCCGTTCGTGTACCGGCAGCTCGATGCGGCACGCGCGGTGGGGGTGGATCTCGACATGCCCTGGTTCATCGACGCTCTGAACATCGATGAGGCTCACAGTCACGCTACAGGGCTCGGCGCCAGGATCGCCATAATCGATCAGGGGTTCGAACTGCGCAACTCCGCACTGAAGGGCCACATCGTCGATGAGGCCGCCTTCGGCGACGCGAGTTTCAACACGCACAAGCATCCACACGGCGCCGAGATGAGCGAAATCGCGCTGGCCGTCGCACCTGACGCTCAGATCATCCCGATCCTGTGCGGTGTGTCGGGCGATGAAGCGAAGGATGCATCCCTCGTGGCACAGGCAATCGGTTACGCTATCGAGCACAAGGCAGACGTCATTTCCATGAGCTTCGGGCCATTCCCCAACACTCCGGAGGGGCGCCGAGCCATCGACCGGGCCATTGAGGCCGGAGTGTCAGTCGTGTGGTTCAACTACAGCGGCCACAACCGCGCCGTGATTCGCCCCGAACCCGTGAGCGACAGGTCCGGAGATTTCGGGGTATTCAGCCGGACGTTCGAGCGCCCTTCCCCGGTCGAGCTGCTCTCCGGCCGGTCGCCAGGCTCTCCGCAGGCAGCCGGAGCAGTGGCGCTCATCAGGCAACTCCACCCGCACTGGCAGCCAGCGCAGATCAAGGACGCACTCGTGCGTGGCGCATTCACCTTGGAAGGAGGCAGAAAGGTGCTTGATGCGGTGGGCGCGTTGGGAGGATACTAG
- the pyrE gene encoding orotate phosphoribosyltransferase, which translates to MTSNNRVLDIFTESGALLHGHFILTSGKHSDRYMQCAQVLKHPHYTEELARGIASAFRDDAIDLVIGPAMGGMIIAYEVARQLGVTALFSERVEGAMALRRGFAVEEGQRVLVVEDVVTTGGSVAELIELVRRSGGIIAGVATLVDRSNGSVDFGVKQHSLLALDIQSWDPSMCPLCVEGSAPAVKPGSRERRS; encoded by the coding sequence TTGACAAGCAATAACCGGGTCCTCGACATATTCACCGAGTCCGGAGCTCTGTTGCATGGGCACTTCATCCTGACGTCAGGGAAGCACAGCGATAGATACATGCAGTGCGCACAGGTCCTCAAGCACCCACACTACACGGAGGAACTGGCGCGGGGCATCGCTTCCGCGTTTCGCGACGACGCCATAGATCTGGTGATAGGCCCCGCTATGGGCGGAATGATCATCGCCTATGAAGTAGCGCGGCAGCTCGGTGTGACGGCCTTATTCTCCGAGCGGGTCGAGGGCGCGATGGCGCTCCGCCGCGGGTTCGCAGTTGAAGAAGGCCAGCGAGTGCTCGTTGTGGAGGACGTGGTCACCACAGGCGGATCAGTGGCAGAACTCATTGAACTGGTGCGTCGCAGCGGCGGCATCATCGCAGGCGTAGCAACCCTCGTGGACCGAAGCAACGGCAGTGTGGATTTCGGAGTGAAGCAGCACTCGCTCCTCGCACTGGATATCCAGTCGTGGGATCCGAGCATGTGCCCGCTGTGCGTAGAAGGCTCAGCCCCAGCAGTGAAGCCAGGGAGCCGGGAGCGCAGGAGCTGA